In Thauera sp. JM12B12, one DNA window encodes the following:
- a CDS encoding hemolysin family protein, producing the protein MEIVFLIALIILNGVFAMSEIALVTARRARLARLAEEGDGSAAVAIKLGEDPTRFLSTIQIGITSIGILNGIVGEAALAGPLADWLHGLGMEQGVSEIGSTVLVVVVITYVSIVVGELVPKRIGQIDPEGIARLVARPMNVLSVASRPFVYLLGGSTAVLLRLMGQRESTGPSVTEEEIHAMLVEGSEAGVIEKSEHDMVRNVFRLDDRQIGSLMVPRADIVALDLERPLEENLELVASSAYSSFPVCRGGLDDILGIASAKKLFNQSLRGDPIDLTRELQPAVYVPESLTGMELLDQFRASGTYTVFVIDEYGEIQGMVTLHDVIESVTGEFLPHDTEEAWAVQREDGSWLLDGLIPIVELKDRLGIKAVPEEEKGRYHTLSGMVMWLLGRLPGTGDIATWENWRLEVIDLDGKRIDKVLATRLPEPAAEIGAEQEPAGSERTDDS; encoded by the coding sequence ATGGAAATCGTCTTTCTGATCGCCCTCATCATCCTCAACGGCGTTTTCGCCATGTCCGAGATCGCGCTCGTCACCGCACGGCGGGCACGGCTCGCGCGCCTGGCTGAGGAGGGCGATGGCTCGGCCGCGGTCGCGATCAAGCTCGGCGAGGACCCGACCCGTTTCCTGTCCACGATCCAGATCGGCATCACCTCGATCGGCATCCTCAACGGCATCGTCGGCGAGGCCGCGCTCGCCGGTCCGCTCGCGGACTGGCTGCACGGCCTGGGCATGGAGCAGGGCGTGAGCGAGATCGGCTCGACCGTGCTGGTCGTGGTGGTGATCACCTACGTGTCGATCGTGGTGGGCGAGCTGGTGCCCAAGCGCATCGGCCAGATCGACCCGGAAGGCATCGCCCGCCTGGTGGCGCGGCCGATGAACGTGCTCTCCGTCGCCTCGCGCCCCTTCGTCTACCTGCTGGGCGGTTCCACCGCGGTGCTGCTGCGCCTGATGGGCCAGCGCGAGAGCACCGGGCCGAGCGTGACCGAGGAGGAGATTCACGCCATGCTGGTCGAGGGCTCCGAGGCCGGGGTGATCGAGAAGAGCGAACACGACATGGTGCGCAACGTATTTCGCCTCGACGACCGCCAGATCGGCTCACTGATGGTCCCGCGCGCGGACATCGTCGCGCTCGACCTCGAGCGGCCGCTGGAGGAGAACCTCGAGCTGGTGGCGTCCTCGGCCTACTCCAGCTTTCCCGTTTGCCGCGGCGGGCTCGACGACATCCTCGGCATCGCCAGCGCGAAGAAGCTCTTCAATCAGTCGCTGCGCGGCGATCCGATCGATCTGACCCGGGAGTTGCAGCCCGCAGTGTATGTCCCGGAGTCGCTCACGGGCATGGAGCTGCTCGACCAGTTCCGCGCCTCGGGCACCTACACCGTGTTCGTGATCGACGAGTACGGCGAGATCCAGGGCATGGTCACGCTGCATGACGTGATCGAGTCGGTGACCGGCGAGTTCCTGCCCCACGACACCGAGGAGGCGTGGGCGGTGCAGCGCGAGGACGGCTCCTGGCTGCTGGACGGCCTGATCCCGATCGTCGAGCTCAAGGACCGGCTCGGCATCAAGGCCGTGCCCGAGGAAGAGAAGGGGCGCTATCACACCCTGTCGGGCATGGTGATGTGGCTGCTCGGCCGCCTCCCGGGCACGGGCGACATCGCCACCTGGGAGAACTGGCGGCTCGAGGTGATCGACCTCGACGGCAAGCGCATCGACAAGGTGCTGGCGACCCGGCTGCCCGAGCCCGCCGCGGAGATTGGCGCCGAGCAGGAGCCTGCCGGCTCGGAGCGGACGGACGACTCATGA